In one window of Bemisia tabaci chromosome 4, PGI_BMITA_v3 DNA:
- the alc gene encoding 5'-AMP-activated protein kinase subunit beta-1 isoform X2, with protein sequence MGNAGSNQPHRAKPGEIQTPSSPCKDTQSQAFVFSKKPASKLVFQSSNEEEEPYFTKGANEHEFGAVAPRQRSATISEGTKVSKVKQDKPSTLPTVFKWEGGGKQVLISGTFSNWKPLPMVKSHGDFVTIIDLPEGEHQYKFCVDGEWKFDPSLRIVDNGLGTKNNMISVKKTDFEVFQALEKDSEGISSSLQTEYGQVVPTKLTWTKQSGVPILPPHLLQVILNKDTPLSCEPTLLPEPNHVMLNHLYALSIKDGVMVLSATHRYRKKYVTTLLYKPILPATASA encoded by the exons ATGGGAAACGCAGGTAGCAACCAACCTCACCGTGCCAAACCTGGGGAGATTCAGACACCCTCTTCGCCTTGCAAAGACACGCAAAGTCAAGCGTTCGTTTTCTCTAAGAAACCTGCCTCGAAGCTTGTATTCCAGAGTTCCAACGAGGAAGAGGAGCCATACTTCACCAAAGGAGCCAAT gaacACGAATTCGGTGCTGTTGCCCCCAGGCAAAGATCTGCAACAATTTCGGAAGGAACCAAAGTCAGTAAAGTCAAGCAAGACAAACCAAGCACATTGCCAACTGTATTTAAATGGGAAGGTGGCGGCAAACAGGTGTTGATCAGCGGAACATTTTCAAACTGGAAACCTTTGCCCATGGTCAAAAG CCATGGAGATTTTGTGACCATTATAGATTTACCTGAAGGGGAACACCAgtacaaattttgtgttgatggCGAATGGAAGTTTGATCCGTCATTG aGGATCGTGGATAATGGTCTAGGAACAAAGAATAACATGATCAGTGTTAAAAAAACTGACTTCGAAGTTTTTCAAGCTTTGGAAAAAGACAGCGAAGGAATCTCTTCTAGTTTACAAA CTGAATATGGCCAAGTAGTGCCTACAAAACTCACCTGGACAAAACAATCTGGAGTTCCTATCTTACCCCCGCATTTACTGCAAGTCATTCTAAATAAGGATACCCCTCTGTCG TGCGAACCTACGCTGTTGCCTGAGCCAAACCACGTGATGCTGAATCACCTCTACGCTCTATCAATCAAAGATGGAGTCATGGTATTAAGTGCGACTCACAGATACAGGAAGAAGTATGTCACTACTCTACTGTACAAGCCTATCTTACCTGCTACAGCTTCAGCCTGA
- the alc gene encoding 5'-AMP-activated protein kinase subunit beta-1 isoform X1, translating to MGNAGSNQPHRAKPGEIQTPSSPCKDTQSQAFVFSKKPASKLVFQSSNEEEEPYFTKGANEHEFGAVAPRQRSATISEGTKVSKVKQDKPSTLPTVFKWEGGGKQVLISGTFSNWKPLPMVKSHGDFVTIIDLPEGEHQYKFCVDGEWKFDPSLVSDRIVDNGLGTKNNMISVKKTDFEVFQALEKDSEGISSSLQTEYGQVVPTKLTWTKQSGVPILPPHLLQVILNKDTPLSVS from the exons ATGGGAAACGCAGGTAGCAACCAACCTCACCGTGCCAAACCTGGGGAGATTCAGACACCCTCTTCGCCTTGCAAAGACACGCAAAGTCAAGCGTTCGTTTTCTCTAAGAAACCTGCCTCGAAGCTTGTATTCCAGAGTTCCAACGAGGAAGAGGAGCCATACTTCACCAAAGGAGCCAAT gaacACGAATTCGGTGCTGTTGCCCCCAGGCAAAGATCTGCAACAATTTCGGAAGGAACCAAAGTCAGTAAAGTCAAGCAAGACAAACCAAGCACATTGCCAACTGTATTTAAATGGGAAGGTGGCGGCAAACAGGTGTTGATCAGCGGAACATTTTCAAACTGGAAACCTTTGCCCATGGTCAAAAG CCATGGAGATTTTGTGACCATTATAGATTTACCTGAAGGGGAACACCAgtacaaattttgtgttgatggCGAATGGAAGTTTGATCCGTCATTGGTAAGTGAC aGGATCGTGGATAATGGTCTAGGAACAAAGAATAACATGATCAGTGTTAAAAAAACTGACTTCGAAGTTTTTCAAGCTTTGGAAAAAGACAGCGAAGGAATCTCTTCTAGTTTACAAA CTGAATATGGCCAAGTAGTGCCTACAAAACTCACCTGGACAAAACAATCTGGAGTTCCTATCTTACCCCCGCATTTACTGCAAGTCATTCTAAATAAGGATACCCCTCTGTCGGTAAGTTAA